In Hyphomicrobium denitrificans 1NES1, one DNA window encodes the following:
- a CDS encoding response regulator transcription factor, which yields MAGKIEVMIADQNPVVRSGLEALVQRDGRFSVCGIHASGESLIEALKVKPVEIAIVGWTLPDMTGGAVLTRLKQEKWRTRVVIYTGERSGDVLRQAIKGGAWGFVSKTEEPQVLLEAVVSVARGRLSLPYVDIDLLNHDPLEGLTARERELLAALANGWTNLQIAARTGISRNTVKYHLKNLYDKLGVSNRAMAVALHVSVNRSDHH from the coding sequence ATGGCCGGCAAGATAGAGGTCATGATTGCGGATCAGAATCCGGTCGTCAGGTCGGGACTGGAAGCGCTGGTGCAACGCGACGGACGTTTCAGCGTTTGCGGCATCCATGCCTCGGGGGAATCCCTGATCGAAGCCCTGAAGGTCAAACCCGTTGAAATTGCCATCGTCGGCTGGACGCTGCCGGACATGACGGGCGGCGCCGTGCTTACGCGTTTGAAGCAGGAGAAGTGGCGGACGCGCGTCGTCATCTACACGGGTGAGCGCAGCGGGGATGTCCTGAGACAGGCGATCAAGGGCGGAGCATGGGGCTTCGTATCGAAAACCGAAGAGCCGCAAGTGCTGCTTGAAGCCGTCGTATCTGTAGCGCGCGGCCGCTTGTCGCTACCCTACGTCGATATCGATTTGCTCAACCACGATCCACTGGAAGGACTGACGGCGCGCGAGCGCGAGTTGCTCGCTGCGCTCGCCAACGGTTGGACGAACCTGCAGATCGCAGCCCGCACCGGAATTTCCCGCAACACCGTGAAATATCATCTGAAAAATTTATACGACAAGCTCGGCGTGTCGAATCGTGCGATGGCTGTTGCACTGCACGTTTCGGTTAACCGTAGCGATCACCACTAG
- a CDS encoding thermonuclease family protein: protein MRIVARLVGLGAVVSAVLPAIADDTLPTPCTPEPGPVRTVARVLDGETLILDDGSAVRLIGALAPRARDAGAEMGAWPPETQSIKTLSSLVLGKKVKLAFGGRQKDRYGRFLAQVFLEAGGREEWVQGTMLAIGQARAYGLPESFACASELLAHEAEARRKRLGLWSNGVYRPMPAEQPGVLLKLRGKYERVIGSVASVGRTKSATYLNFGTDWRSDFTARIGKNVLAANPEFAQALDALQSKTVIVRGWIERRNGPLIDVADLSQIEILDGKGNAASLGVSAAAPPDSAQPASTPADPNPPKKLRPIPTEGSEPGAVNL from the coding sequence TTGCGTATCGTTGCGAGGCTCGTTGGCCTTGGTGCTGTGGTGTCTGCGGTGCTGCCAGCAATCGCGGATGATACTCTTCCAACACCTTGCACGCCCGAACCTGGTCCAGTCCGCACCGTGGCGCGTGTGCTCGACGGTGAAACGCTCATCCTGGACGACGGCAGCGCAGTGCGTTTGATCGGCGCGCTCGCACCTCGAGCGCGCGATGCCGGCGCCGAAATGGGGGCGTGGCCGCCCGAAACCCAATCCATCAAAACGCTTTCGAGTTTGGTGCTCGGCAAAAAAGTAAAGCTTGCTTTCGGGGGCCGCCAAAAGGACCGGTACGGACGATTTCTTGCGCAGGTGTTTCTCGAAGCGGGTGGGCGGGAAGAATGGGTGCAAGGCACGATGCTCGCCATCGGACAGGCGCGGGCCTACGGTCTGCCTGAGAGTTTTGCTTGCGCCAGCGAGCTTCTTGCGCACGAGGCCGAGGCACGTCGCAAGCGGCTCGGCCTTTGGAGCAATGGCGTCTACCGGCCGATGCCTGCGGAGCAGCCCGGCGTACTGCTGAAGCTGCGTGGAAAATATGAGCGTGTGATCGGCAGTGTCGCGTCGGTCGGGCGAACGAAGAGCGCCACTTATCTCAATTTTGGAACGGACTGGCGCTCCGATTTCACCGCGCGGATCGGAAAGAACGTGCTCGCCGCAAATCCGGAGTTCGCGCAAGCGCTCGACGCGCTCCAATCAAAGACCGTGATCGTCCGCGGTTGGATCGAGCGGCGCAATGGACCATTGATCGACGTTGCAGATCTTTCGCAAATCGAGATTCTCGACGGGAAGGGAAACGCCGCGAGCCTTGGCGTCAGCGCCGCTGCGCCGCCCGATAGCGCGCAGCCTGCGAGCACTCCCGCCGATCCGAATCCGCCCAAAAAGTTGCGCCCGATTCCGACGGAAGGTTCGGAACCGGGCGCTGTAAATTTGTAG
- a CDS encoding CarD family transcriptional regulator: MAQKKKAPVSPKSAAKSAVRKAVPLKVAVSTQKSAKPSKPKTEAANKPSLSKHKSAQPVASAKPVKKPQSAAKTETIVARKPVSPTQFAAKAAAAAPQRAITVPAGAHKSAGQKLTTSVAPAAQPATPKAIAEKTAAARQLLAVQKKPVNQRHGFKANEFIVYPAHGVGRIVGIEEQEIAGMSLELFVITFDKEKLTLRVPTGKLASVGMRKLADEGLVKKAMETLKGRARIKRTMWSRRAQEYVAKINSGDLISIAEVVRDLYRSEAQPEQSYSERQLYEDALDRMARELAAVEKLDERGAVQRITDILSKSAKGRRMADNESVGEAA; encoded by the coding sequence ATGGCGCAAAAGAAGAAAGCTCCGGTCAGCCCCAAGTCCGCAGCGAAATCGGCGGTTCGCAAGGCTGTCCCATTGAAAGTAGCCGTGAGCACGCAGAAGTCCGCGAAGCCCAGCAAGCCGAAAACTGAGGCCGCGAATAAGCCGTCACTCAGCAAGCATAAGAGCGCGCAACCTGTCGCATCTGCGAAGCCCGTTAAGAAACCGCAGTCTGCTGCAAAAACCGAAACGATTGTGGCGAGGAAGCCCGTTTCGCCAACGCAGTTCGCGGCAAAAGCCGCGGCTGCTGCACCGCAGCGTGCGATCACGGTCCCGGCCGGCGCGCACAAGTCGGCTGGCCAGAAACTCACGACGTCTGTCGCTCCCGCCGCTCAGCCGGCGACGCCCAAGGCGATCGCCGAGAAGACGGCTGCCGCGCGCCAGCTTCTCGCGGTCCAGAAGAAGCCGGTCAACCAGCGCCATGGCTTCAAGGCCAACGAGTTCATCGTTTACCCGGCTCATGGTGTCGGCCGCATTGTCGGCATCGAAGAGCAGGAAATCGCCGGCATGTCGCTTGAGCTCTTTGTCATCACCTTCGACAAGGAGAAGCTGACGCTGCGCGTCCCGACCGGCAAGCTCGCAAGTGTCGGCATGCGCAAGCTCGCCGACGAAGGCCTCGTCAAGAAAGCGATGGAGACGCTGAAGGGCCGGGCGCGCATCAAGCGCACGATGTGGAGCCGCAGGGCGCAGGAGTACGTCGCGAAGATCAACTCCGGTGACCTGATCTCGATCGCCGAAGTCGTCCGCGACCTCTATCGTTCAGAAGCCCAGCCGGAGCAGTCGTATTCCGAGCGCCAGCTTTACGAGGATGCCCTCGATCGCATGGCACGAGAGCTTGCGGCCGTCGAAAAGCTCGATGAGCGGGGCGCAGTCCAGCGCATTACGGACATTCTGTCGAAGAGCGCGAAGGGGCGCCGGATGGCCGACAACGAGTCAGTCGGCGAAGCCGCCTGA
- the fdxA gene encoding ferredoxin FdxA produces MTYVVNDKCIKCKYTDCVEVCPVDCFYEGENMLVIHPDECIDCGVCEPECPADAIKPDTEPGMERWLELNRQYSESWPNITSKKPALPGADDVKDEPGKFEKYFSANSGSGD; encoded by the coding sequence ATGACCTACGTCGTCAACGATAAGTGCATTAAGTGCAAATACACCGATTGCGTCGAAGTCTGTCCGGTCGATTGTTTTTACGAAGGCGAGAATATGCTCGTCATTCACCCCGACGAGTGTATCGATTGCGGTGTCTGCGAACCCGAGTGCCCGGCGGACGCCATAAAGCCGGATACGGAACCGGGCATGGAGCGTTGGCTCGAACTAAACCGGCAGTACTCGGAGAGTTGGCCGAACATTACCTCCAAAAAGCCGGCTCTGCCCGGGGCAGACGATGTGAAGGACGAACCGGGTAAATTCGAAAAATATTTCTCGGCGAACTCAGGTTCTGGAGATTGA
- a CDS encoding RNA-binding S4 domain-containing protein, producing the protein MGEGGVGSNQRVDQWLWFARITKSRTLAQDLIARGKVRVNRIKIDKPSILVKPGDVLTLVVGPAVRSLEVLAIGARRGPAAEARLLFNDLTSAAPRSGAAAMSPEPAKSAARPDGAGRPTKRDRRQIDKLKGRS; encoded by the coding sequence ATGGGCGAGGGCGGCGTTGGCTCCAATCAGCGCGTCGATCAATGGCTTTGGTTTGCGCGCATCACCAAGTCGCGGACGCTTGCTCAGGATCTGATCGCCCGCGGCAAGGTGCGGGTGAACCGTATAAAGATCGACAAGCCGAGCATCCTCGTGAAGCCCGGCGACGTACTGACCCTGGTCGTCGGCCCGGCCGTGCGCAGCCTTGAGGTCCTGGCGATTGGCGCGCGTCGTGGACCGGCTGCTGAAGCACGGTTACTGTTTAACGATCTTACTTCAGCCGCGCCCCGGTCCGGAGCGGCCGCGATGTCCCCGGAACCAGCGAAATCCGCCGCCCGGCCGGATGGTGCGGGGCGGCCGACGAAGCGGGATCGCCGCCAGATCGACAAGCTCAAGGGCCGGTCGTAA
- a CDS encoding helicase-related protein, translated as MISDLEARIRNVTAVLGPTNTGKTHLAIERMLGHNSGMIGLPLRLLAREVYDKIKTRAGVENVALITGEEKIKPERARYWVSTVEAMPRDIDVDFLAIDEIQLCGDPERGHVFTDRLLHARGRSETLLLGAQTMRDAISDLIPGANFISRPRLSKLTYTGEKKITRLPARSAIIAFSAQDVYALAELIRRQRGGAAVVLGALSPRTRNAQVALYQSGDVEFIVATDAIGMGLNLDIDHVAFSALRKFDGQNHRNLTPGEIGQIAGRAGRHMNDGTFGVTGGAEPLDADTVERLETHSFDSVRTLQWRNRDLDFRSLAALHESLRQLPREQRLARARTADDVAALEALSADREISGIASTSQNVALLWDVCQVPDYRKISSQSHAELISNLYRHLTGSTHRIPEDWFAKQVALADRTDGDIDTLATRISHIRTWTFVANRPDWLNDPVHWQERTRAIEDSLSDALHECLTQRFVDRRTSALMKGMRDKDELAADIAEDGSITVESHFVGRLKGFCFTLDAAGDGIHERATRQAAMQVVTRELGMRARRVAAGQNDAFKLTRAGAIVWRDDEIAKLERSEDPLQPGLSLLADESMSEADREKVQARLKTWLDDMIGEKLKPLVDMSKAGDLQGLARGIAFQLKENLGALKRETVADDVNALDQAARAELRKYGLRFGAFNIFFPIMLKPAAADLAATLWLLKNGSAANGIPQLPRPGLTSVATDPTVPEALYRAHGFHVCGPRAVRLDILERLADLIRPLLAWRSSPERADTPPKGSTGDGGFKATDDMMSILGCSSGELGEVLKSLGFRLERRPIRPAPAANSDAEAQPAEEAGTAVAASPASTETPASEPETSEAAASGEASAAPESEPETEKFEEIWRPRRHHRREGAHRDHREARHRRGKPRHDRGMPASTPAAEASVPPVAAEANDAKPDQQSGRLRNERHDGGKPRRDHEKRPNRQGDHRHGEGRRRDEPRRSPQIVTAAPPQSGSAESSSPFAALAALKAQMEKRSEGSGST; from the coding sequence ATGATAAGTGATCTCGAAGCCCGCATTCGCAACGTCACCGCGGTGCTCGGACCGACAAATACCGGCAAGACGCATCTCGCCATAGAGCGTATGCTCGGCCACAACAGCGGCATGATCGGCTTGCCGCTGCGTCTTTTGGCGCGCGAGGTCTACGACAAGATCAAAACGCGCGCCGGCGTCGAGAACGTCGCCCTCATCACGGGCGAGGAAAAGATCAAGCCCGAACGCGCCCGCTATTGGGTGTCGACGGTCGAAGCGATGCCGCGGGACATCGACGTCGATTTTCTCGCGATCGATGAAATCCAGCTCTGCGGTGATCCGGAACGTGGCCACGTCTTCACGGACCGTCTGCTGCATGCGCGTGGCCGGTCGGAAACACTGCTGCTCGGCGCCCAGACGATGCGTGACGCAATTTCCGATCTGATCCCGGGTGCAAACTTCATTTCCCGTCCGCGATTGTCGAAACTGACGTACACCGGCGAGAAAAAAATCACGCGTTTGCCCGCTCGCTCGGCAATCATCGCGTTCTCGGCGCAGGACGTTTATGCCCTTGCCGAATTGATCCGCCGTCAGCGCGGCGGCGCCGCCGTCGTGCTTGGTGCACTGTCGCCGCGCACGCGCAATGCGCAGGTGGCGCTCTATCAATCCGGCGACGTCGAGTTCATCGTTGCAACCGATGCGATCGGCATGGGATTGAATCTCGACATCGACCACGTCGCATTTTCGGCATTGAGAAAATTCGATGGCCAGAACCATCGCAATCTGACGCCGGGAGAGATCGGGCAGATCGCAGGGCGCGCCGGACGTCACATGAACGACGGAACCTTCGGCGTGACAGGTGGTGCCGAGCCGCTCGATGCCGACACCGTCGAGCGCCTTGAAACACACAGTTTCGATAGCGTACGCACGTTACAATGGCGCAATCGTGATCTCGATTTTCGTTCGCTCGCAGCGCTACACGAATCGCTTCGCCAGTTGCCCCGCGAGCAGCGGCTGGCGCGCGCCCGCACTGCCGATGACGTCGCGGCACTTGAAGCGCTGAGCGCCGACCGTGAAATCTCCGGTATTGCCTCGACGTCGCAAAACGTCGCGCTTCTCTGGGATGTCTGTCAGGTTCCCGACTATCGCAAGATATCGAGCCAGAGCCATGCTGAGCTCATCTCCAATCTCTACCGGCATCTGACCGGCAGCACGCACCGCATCCCCGAAGATTGGTTTGCGAAGCAGGTTGCTTTGGCAGACCGCACCGACGGCGACATCGACACGCTCGCAACGCGCATCTCGCACATTCGCACGTGGACGTTCGTCGCCAACCGCCCGGACTGGCTGAACGACCCGGTTCACTGGCAGGAGCGGACGCGGGCCATAGAAGACAGCCTCTCCGACGCGCTCCACGAATGCTTGACGCAGCGTTTCGTTGACCGGCGGACCAGCGCATTGATGAAGGGCATGCGAGACAAGGATGAGTTGGCGGCGGATATCGCCGAGGACGGTTCGATCACGGTGGAAAGCCACTTCGTCGGCCGCTTGAAAGGGTTTTGCTTCACGCTCGATGCGGCGGGCGACGGCATCCACGAACGGGCGACCCGGCAGGCGGCGATGCAGGTCGTTACCCGCGAGCTTGGCATGCGCGCCCGCAGGGTGGCTGCCGGCCAAAACGATGCATTCAAGCTGACCCGCGCGGGCGCCATCGTCTGGCGCGACGATGAGATCGCAAAGCTTGAACGTTCGGAGGATCCGCTGCAGCCGGGCCTCTCTCTTCTCGCGGACGAAAGCATGAGCGAGGCTGACCGGGAAAAGGTTCAGGCGCGCCTTAAAACCTGGCTCGACGATATGATCGGCGAAAAGCTGAAGCCGCTCGTCGACATGTCCAAAGCCGGCGATCTGCAGGGCCTCGCGCGCGGCATTGCATTTCAGCTCAAGGAAAATCTTGGCGCATTGAAGCGTGAAACCGTCGCCGACGACGTCAACGCGCTCGATCAGGCGGCACGCGCAGAGCTGCGCAAATACGGACTCCGGTTTGGCGCCTTCAACATTTTCTTCCCCATCATGCTGAAGCCGGCCGCCGCCGACCTCGCGGCAACCCTTTGGCTTTTGAAAAACGGCTCGGCCGCGAACGGCATTCCGCAATTGCCGCGTCCGGGCCTGACCTCCGTCGCAACCGATCCGACTGTACCGGAAGCCCTTTATCGGGCGCACGGCTTTCACGTCTGCGGACCGCGCGCCGTGCGCCTCGACATCCTCGAGCGTCTCGCGGATCTGATCCGCCCGCTACTCGCCTGGCGTTCGTCTCCGGAGAGAGCCGACACGCCGCCAAAAGGCTCGACCGGTGACGGCGGCTTCAAGGCAACGGACGACATGATGTCGATCCTCGGCTGCTCGTCGGGAGAGCTTGGAGAAGTTCTGAAGTCTTTGGGCTTCCGCCTCGAACGCCGCCCCATCAGACCCGCACCGGCTGCGAATTCTGACGCTGAAGCGCAGCCCGCCGAAGAAGCCGGAACTGCGGTCGCCGCATCACCAGCATCCACCGAGACGCCTGCGTCCGAGCCGGAAACATCCGAAGCAGCGGCGAGCGGCGAAGCGTCCGCCGCACCGGAATCCGAGCCTGAGACGGAAAAGTTCGAAGAGATCTGGCGGCCGCGCCGGCATCATCGCCGCGAAGGTGCGCATCGCGATCATCGCGAAGCCCGGCACCGGCGCGGCAAACCGCGCCATGATCGTGGAATGCCGGCCAGCACGCCGGCAGCCGAGGCGAGCGTTCCGCCGGTTGCCGCCGAGGCCAACGATGCGAAGCCCGATCAACAGTCCGGCCGTCTGCGCAACGAGCGACATGATGGCGGGAAGCCCCGCCGCGACCACGAGAAGCGCCCGAACCGGCAGGGGGATCACCGCCATGGCGAAGGGCGTCGGCGTGATGAGCCTCGCCGGTCGCCACAAATCGTGACCGCGGCACCGCCGCAGTCGGGGTCTGCAGAATCGTCGTCTCCTTTCGCCGCCCTCGCTGCGCTCAAGGCGCAAATGGAAAAGCGCAGCGAAGGCTCCGGTTCGACCTGA
- a CDS encoding DUF3108 domain-containing protein — protein MDMSKAGARRRFAGFSMLAATIATLAVGPVAARDMAWPNQVDARYRLTFNGFDVGVYNFTSKYTGETYSATGKTEISALFGAFKWTGTFTGSGAVDKNGPRPVTYQMSYKTKKKITSVTLGFDPAGVRTIALVPNKPPNPDTIKVRPDNLKHVFDPIAATLAISNATGANACDRTIPVFDGKARFDLRLSLKGREAIKEERPSGQPRELLVCRVKYVPIAGHKPKDFVNPWIDYDHIEIALRAIPSAGIYVPYRVSVPSTVGPAVMTAEQINITAADNARIALRQ, from the coding sequence ATGGACATGTCCAAAGCCGGCGCGCGTCGGCGCTTCGCGGGCTTCAGCATGCTCGCCGCAACAATCGCGACTCTCGCGGTCGGGCCGGTGGCAGCACGCGACATGGCTTGGCCCAACCAGGTCGATGCCCGCTACCGGCTGACCTTCAACGGCTTCGATGTCGGCGTCTACAACTTCACCTCGAAGTACACCGGCGAGACGTATTCGGCGACCGGCAAGACCGAAATCTCGGCCCTATTTGGTGCGTTCAAATGGACGGGTACGTTTACCGGAAGCGGTGCAGTCGACAAAAACGGCCCGCGTCCGGTTACGTATCAGATGAGCTACAAAACAAAGAAGAAGATCACATCCGTCACGCTCGGATTTGATCCTGCGGGCGTAAGGACTATCGCGCTTGTGCCCAACAAGCCGCCTAATCCGGATACGATCAAGGTGAGGCCGGACAACCTGAAGCACGTATTCGACCCGATTGCCGCAACGCTCGCAATTTCGAACGCAACCGGAGCCAATGCCTGCGATCGGACCATCCCGGTCTTCGACGGCAAGGCCCGGTTCGATCTCCGGCTGTCGCTCAAGGGCCGCGAGGCGATCAAGGAGGAACGTCCCAGCGGCCAGCCTCGGGAACTCCTCGTTTGCCGCGTCAAATATGTCCCCATTGCCGGCCATAAGCCGAAGGATTTCGTGAATCCCTGGATTGACTACGATCATATCGAGATCGCATTGCGCGCCATTCCGAGCGCCGGCATCTACGTGCCCTACCGCGTCTCCGTCCCCTCGACGGTCGGGCCCGCGGTCATGACGGCTGAGCAAATCAACATCACGGCGGCCGATAACGCTCGGATTGCGCTCAGGCAATGA
- the rpmB gene encoding 50S ribosomal protein L28, whose translation MTRRCELTGTLPLSGQLRSHAENKSKRKFRPNLHNVTLMSDTLGRKVRLRISARALKSVEHRGGLDAFLLKAGNDELSAACLKLKRELQKAQAEKAA comes from the coding sequence ATGACCAGGCGCTGCGAGCTGACCGGCACCCTGCCGCTGTCAGGCCAACTCAGGAGCCACGCCGAGAACAAGTCCAAGCGCAAGTTCCGGCCCAATCTCCATAACGTCACACTGATGAGCGACACGCTTGGCCGCAAGGTCCGTCTGCGCATCTCGGCGCGGGCGTTGAAGTCGGTCGAGCACCGTGGCGGTCTCGACGCTTTTCTTTTGAAGGCGGGCAACGACGAGCTTTCGGCGGCGTGCCTGAAGCTGAAGCGCGAACTTCAGAAGGCGCAGGCCGAAAAGGCGGCCTGA
- a CDS encoding esterase-like activity of phytase family protein: MTLANSTRAAIFAVVFGLWPQTVLADAKPDIAGLKAGAITVDAAIIRNFARTEAADQALSSSKLTFRGGLVLSSPSPNFGGWSGLVVGDNAKTLLAISDSGVWLTGRIVYDGTHPTGIADARLGPLLNRDEKPIGRSRDSESIALETGTLKQGSVLVAFERRHRIERYGLSSDGLSADRGTVPLPAAARRMPPNQGLEGMTVMRGGPHKGSLIAFSERLLDHSRNHTGWLWMRTGPAKIHLRNSGDYDITDLSSLDDGSLFVLERRFRWTEGVKMRLRRIAPDEIKPGRTMEGETLIEADLTDQIDNMEGLSVTRLDTGEVLITMISDDNFNHILQRTLLLQFTVNDSGQAKARPQD; this comes from the coding sequence GTGACGCTCGCAAACAGCACGCGCGCCGCCATTTTTGCCGTCGTCTTCGGCCTTTGGCCCCAAACCGTACTGGCGGATGCCAAGCCCGATATCGCAGGATTGAAGGCTGGTGCGATCACGGTCGATGCCGCCATCATCCGGAATTTTGCGCGCACGGAGGCGGCCGATCAGGCTCTCTCATCAAGCAAGCTCACGTTCCGCGGCGGACTAGTCCTGTCTTCGCCCTCTCCGAATTTCGGCGGCTGGTCCGGTCTTGTTGTCGGCGACAATGCGAAAACCTTGCTTGCGATTTCCGATTCCGGTGTCTGGCTGACGGGAAGGATTGTCTACGATGGCACGCATCCGACCGGCATTGCGGATGCGCGCCTCGGGCCGTTGCTCAATCGCGACGAAAAACCGATCGGCCGGAGCCGCGATTCGGAATCGATCGCGCTCGAAACGGGGACGCTCAAGCAGGGTTCGGTTCTCGTAGCCTTCGAGCGCCGGCATCGCATCGAGCGCTATGGATTGTCATCCGATGGGCTGTCTGCCGATCGAGGCACCGTGCCGCTCCCTGCTGCTGCGCGGCGTATGCCGCCGAACCAGGGCCTCGAAGGAATGACGGTGATGCGTGGCGGCCCGCATAAGGGTTCGCTGATTGCGTTTTCCGAACGGCTTTTGGATCACTCGCGCAACCACACAGGCTGGCTGTGGATGCGGACGGGCCCGGCGAAAATCCATCTGAGGAACAGCGGCGATTACGACATCACCGATCTGTCGAGTCTTGATGACGGATCGCTTTTTGTACTCGAGCGACGCTTTCGCTGGACCGAGGGCGTGAAGATGCGGCTAAGACGCATTGCGCCCGATGAGATCAAGCCGGGCCGCACCATGGAAGGCGAAACGCTGATCGAAGCCGACCTCACGGATCAGATCGATAACATGGAAGGTCTGTCGGTCACGCGGCTCGATACCGGCGAAGTTCTGATTACGATGATTTCCGACGACAATTTTAATCACATTCTGCAGCGAACGTTGTTGCTGCAGTTCACCGTCAACGACAGTGGGCAAGCAAAAGCCCGGCCGCAGGATTAA
- the cobT gene encoding cobaltochelatase subunit CobT, producing the protein MSSPPTKRREAPSEPLKRVLAPAVRAIAGDGTVEVDFGPGKGDVSGKSVYIPEPPRAPTAKDIALARGWADSLALQIGCHDAKIHRRIAPPPGPARAAFEAAERARVEGLGARRMPGMAANLTARLEDQYSHGRFRSVADRSEAPLEDALALLVRERLTGLSPPPSTKGLVDIWRPTIEARGSTLLDRLESLSENQEQFGRQIRDLLKILELVDQSDESQAGDEENEGEDGAKEGATEESEDANDEGSDGEDKESEEPSSEGDLSETEEMVDSGDTEQQEMDEENVDDDEAPAPWRPNMTVLDNPEAFGYKVFTRAHDEEIGAAELSTPEELERLRAFLDKELKTLSAAVAKLANKLQRKLLAQQNRGWDFDLEEGMLDAARLTRVITDPAGALSYKRERDTEFRDTVVTLLLDNSGSMRGRPIMVAACCADILARTLERCGVKVEILGFTTKAWKGGQAREEWLAAGKPPAPGRLNDLRHIIYKTADAPWRRSKNSLALMMREGLLKENIDGEALAWAHSRLVGRPEQRRILMMISDGAPVDDSTLSVNSGSYLEQHLRQVINEIETHSPVELIAIGIGHDVTRYYRRAVTITDASELAGAMTEKLVELFEEDSKLEKVSQPVRRRVLMH; encoded by the coding sequence ATGAGTTCACCACCAACCAAACGCCGCGAAGCACCGTCCGAGCCGCTGAAGCGCGTGCTGGCGCCGGCTGTGCGCGCGATCGCCGGAGACGGTACGGTCGAGGTGGATTTCGGGCCGGGCAAAGGCGATGTCTCAGGCAAGTCCGTCTACATCCCTGAGCCGCCGCGAGCCCCGACAGCGAAGGACATTGCGCTGGCGCGCGGCTGGGCTGACAGCCTCGCCTTACAGATCGGTTGCCACGACGCGAAGATTCACCGCCGGATCGCCCCGCCGCCGGGACCGGCCCGTGCCGCCTTCGAAGCTGCCGAACGAGCCCGCGTCGAAGGGCTCGGAGCCAGGCGGATGCCCGGCATGGCAGCGAACCTGACGGCCCGCCTCGAAGACCAATACAGTCACGGGCGCTTCAGGTCGGTGGCCGATCGCTCGGAGGCGCCGCTCGAAGACGCGCTCGCGTTGCTGGTTCGCGAACGCCTGACCGGCCTTTCGCCTCCGCCATCGACCAAGGGTCTCGTCGACATCTGGCGGCCGACGATCGAAGCCCGCGGCAGCACGCTGCTCGACCGGCTCGAAAGCCTTTCGGAAAATCAGGAACAGTTCGGCCGCCAGATTCGGGACCTTCTCAAGATTCTCGAGTTGGTCGACCAGTCCGACGAGTCGCAGGCCGGCGATGAGGAAAACGAGGGCGAGGACGGCGCGAAAGAAGGCGCAACCGAAGAGTCGGAAGACGCAAACGACGAAGGCTCCGACGGCGAGGACAAGGAAAGCGAAGAGCCATCTTCCGAAGGCGATCTCTCTGAAACCGAAGAGATGGTCGATTCAGGCGATACCGAACAGCAGGAGATGGACGAAGAAAACGTCGACGACGATGAGGCGCCCGCGCCTTGGCGTCCGAACATGACTGTTCTCGATAACCCCGAAGCGTTCGGCTACAAGGTTTTTACGCGCGCCCACGATGAGGAAATCGGCGCGGCTGAGCTCTCGACGCCGGAAGAATTGGAACGCTTGCGGGCTTTCCTCGATAAGGAGCTGAAGACCCTCTCGGCGGCGGTCGCGAAACTCGCGAACAAACTGCAGCGCAAGCTTCTCGCGCAACAGAACCGCGGTTGGGATTTCGATCTCGAAGAAGGGATGCTCGACGCCGCGCGCCTGACTCGCGTCATCACCGATCCGGCCGGGGCGCTCTCCTATAAGCGCGAGCGCGATACCGAATTCCGCGATACCGTCGTGACGTTGCTCCTCGATAATTCGGGCTCGATGCGCGGCCGTCCGATCATGGTCGCGGCATGCTGCGCCGATATTCTTGCGCGCACGCTCGAACGCTGTGGCGTCAAAGTCGAAATACTTGGATTCACGACGAAGGCCTGGAAGGGCGGCCAGGCGCGAGAAGAGTGGCTCGCGGCTGGAAAGCCGCCGGCGCCGGGTCGGCTGAACGATCTGCGCCATATCATCTACAAGACGGCCGACGCGCCGTGGCGGCGATCGAAGAATTCGCTGGCGCTGATGATGCGCGAAGGTTTGCTGAAGGAAAACATCGACGGAGAAGCATTGGCGTGGGCGCACTCGCGTCTCGTCGGACGCCCCGAGCAGCGGCGCATTCTGATGATGATCTCGGACGGCGCGCCGGTCGACGACTCGACGCTGTCCGTCAACTCCGGAAGCTATCTCGAACAGCACCTGCGCCAGGTCATCAACGAAATCGAGACCCATTCGCCCGTCGAACTTATCGCGATCGGCATCGGCCATGATGTCACGAGATATTATCGTCGCGCCGTGACGATCACCGATGCGTCCGAGCTTGCGGGCGCCATGACCGAAAAACTCGTCGAGCTTTTTGAAGAAGATTCCAAACTGGAAAAAGTCTCCCAGCCCGTGCGGCGACGCGTGTTGATGCATTGA